A genomic stretch from Myxocyprinus asiaticus isolate MX2 ecotype Aquarium Trade chromosome 24, UBuf_Myxa_2, whole genome shotgun sequence includes:
- the LOC127414488 gene encoding long-chain-fatty-acid--CoA ligase ACSBG2-like produces the protein MHLTACEPTAMSTAVVMDHPGDASILQSCGKGDSLASLEDTNAESTANESSEEESACVKVEQTNTKAEQRVNTESGAAPRPDSLSLPAQGTELWTTCRNGEVKLRMGESGPAAEPPVTVNQMFTSAVQRYGSYTALGWKEGEQWKSMTYSEYYKSCRTAAKSFLKLGLERYHGVGILGFNSTEWFIADIGAILAGGFAVGIYTTNSPEACQYVAENCQANILVVENHKQLQKILQVQDKLPHLKAIVQYKDELKEKKPNLYTWKEFMELGRDEPDTCLDDIISSQKPNQCCTLIYTSGTTGQPKGVMLSHDNLTWTAFSTSQDVGLTNAEKSQEVVVSYLPLSHIAAQMIDIWISMKVGGATYFAQPDALKGSLANTLREIRPTAFMGVPRVWEKMQEKMKSIGAKSSTVRRKVASWAKDVGLQTNLSKMELNGSMSRKPFNYRLAKRLVFRKVRKALGLDRCTKCYTGAAPITKDTLEFFLSLDIPLFELYGMSESSGPHTISLPDAFRLTSCGKVIPGCQTKIFSPDADGNGEICFWGRHVFMGYLNMPEKTEEALDAEGWLHSGDLGKHDQNDFLFITGRIKELIITAGGENIPPVPIEDAVKEAVPLISNAMLIGDKRKFLSMLITIKCQVNGETGVPEDELTPEAIELCCKLGSNSTRVSEIAGGRDRTIYAAIQEGINRVNEKATSNAQRIQKWTVLDQDFSIPGGELGPTMKLKRPVVMKMYKDQIENFYKEVVTPTTPDNPLPP, from the exons TGACTGCGTGTGAACCTACGGCCATGTCCACAGCTGTAGTGATGGACCATCCAGGAGACGCAAGCATTCTCCAGTCCTGTGGAAAAGGGGACAGTCTCGCCTCCCTGGAAGATACCAATGCTGAGTCTACAGCAAA TGAGTCATCAGAGGAGGAGTCGGCATGTGTTAAAGTGGAGCAGACAAACACCAAAGCCGAACAAAGGGTGAACACAGAATCAG GTGCTGCCCCTCGTCCTGACTCCCTCTCCCTGCCAGCTCAGGGCACAGAGCTCTGGACCACATGCAGGAATGGAGAGGTGAAGCTCAGGATGGGTGAGTCTGGCCCTGCCGCTGAGCCTCCCGTCACAGTGAACCAAATGTTTACCTCTGCGGTTCAGCGTTATGGGAGCTACACTGCATTAGGCTGGAAGGAGGGAGAACAGTGGAAATCCATGACTTACAGCGAGTACTACAAGTCCTGCCGCACTGCTGCCAAAAGCTTCCTGAAG CTCGGTCTGGAACGGTACCACGGAGTCGGTATCCTTGGCTTCAACTCAACCGAGTGGTTCATTGCCGACATTGGGGCTATTTTAGCTGG ggGGTTTGCTGTGGGCATCTACACCACAAACTCTCCTGAGGCGTGCCAGTATGTGGCAGAGAACTGTCAGGCCAACATCCTTGTGGTGGAAAACCACAAACAGCTACAGAAGATCTTACAG GTCCAGGACAAATTGCCACACCTAAAAGCCATTGTCCAGTACAAAGATGAGCTGAAAGAGAAAAAGCCCAATCTCTACACG TGGAAGGAGTTTATGGAGCTGGGCCGCGACGAGCCTGATACTTGCCTGGATGACATCATCAGCTCCCAGAAACCCAACCAATGCTGCACTCTGATCTACACGAGCGGAACCACTGGTCAACCAAAGGGAGTCATGCTTAGTCACGACAAC CTGACATGGACAGCATTTTCAACAAGCCAAGACGTGGGTCTGACGAATGCAGAGAAGTCACAGGAAGTTGTAGTGAGCTACCTGCCGCTTAGCCATATTGCTGCACAGATGATTGACATCTGGATCTCCATGAAAGTAGGAGGAGCCACGTACTTTGCACAGCCTGATGCACTGAAG GGCTCTCTGGCAAACACTCTACGTGAGATACGTCCTACTGCGTTCATGGGTGTCCCAAGAGTGTGGGAGAAGATGCAGGAAAAGATGAAGTCTATCGGCGCCAAATCATCGACTGTGCGCCGGAAGGTGGCATCCTGGGCCAAAGACGTGGGCCTGCAAACCAACCTCAGCAAGATGGAGCT TAATGGCAGCATGTCCAGAAAGCCATTTAACTATCGGTTGGCAAAGCGTCTGGTGTTCCGGAAGGTTCGGAAGGCACTGGGACTAGATCGCTGTACAAAGTGCTACACTGGAGCTGCTCCCATCACCAAAGACACACTGGAGTTTTTCCTCAGTCTGGATATTCCACTGTTTGAACTCTATGGCATGAGTGAAAGTTCTGGACCCCACACCATCTCTCTGCCCGATGCCTTTAGACTCACCAG ctgTGGAAAGGTGATTCCAGGGTGTCAGACAAAGATTTTCAGCCCTGATGCGGATGGTAATGGTGAAATCTGTTTCTGGGGCCGTCATGTGTTCATGGGCTATCTGAACATGCCTGAAAAAACTGAAGAAGCTCTGGATGCAGAGGGCTGGCTGCACTCGGGTGACCTTGGTAAACACGACCAAAACGACTTCCTGTTTATCACTGGACGCATTAAAG AACTGATCATCACGGCCGGAGGTGAAAACATTCCTCCAGTGCCCATTGAGGATGCGGTTAAAGAGGCTGTTCCACTGATCAGCAATGCCATGCTTATTGGAGACAAGAGGAAGTTCCTCTCCATGCTGATCACCATTAAG tgtCAGGTAAATGGGGAAACAGGTGTTCCTGAAGACGAATTAACTCCTGAGGCAATCGAGTTGTGTTGTAAACTCGGCAGCAACTCCACGCGAGTCAGCGAAATTGCTGGCGGCCGTGACCGCACCATATATGCTGCTATACAAGAGGGCATCAACCGCGTCAATGAGAAAGCCACTTCAAATGCCCAGCGCATCCAAAAATGGACGGTTCTGGACCAGGATTTCTCCATCCCAGGAGGAGAGCTGG GGCCCACGATGAAGCTTAAGAGACCGGTGGTCATGAAGATGTACAAAGACCAGATTGAGAACTTTTACAAAGAAGTTGTGACCCCAACCACCCCAGACAACCCCCTGCCTCCTTAA